One genomic region from Argentina anserina chromosome 2, drPotAnse1.1, whole genome shotgun sequence encodes:
- the LOC126785160 gene encoding myosin-11 isoform X4, which translates to MSKPVTIVVGSHVWVENAELIWTDGEVVKINGEEAEIQLSDENKVTTAKVSKLHPKDTETPDGGVDDMTKLSYLHEPGVLYNLATRYEIDEIYTYSGNILIAVNPFRNLSHLYDDSMMKRYNQTPFGELSPHVFAIADAAYREMVNEGKSNSILVSGESGAGKTETTKMLMRYLAYLGGNAAAEGRTVEQQVLESNPVLEAFGNAKTVKNNNSSRFGKFVEIQFDNRGRISGAAIRTYLLERSRVCQISDFERNYHCFYLLCAAPEKDREKYKLVDPQSYHYLNQSNCYELADIDDAQFYLSTRRAMDVIGISKEEQEAIFRVVAAILHLGNIDFANGEDNDSSVIKDDQSLFHLQMAAELLMCDSRALEDAFCKRVMITPEEIIKRSLDPLGAAVSRDGLAKTIYSLLFSWLVDKINVSIGQDPSSKCLIGVLDIYGFESFKTNSFEQFCINYTNEKLQQHFNKHVFMSEQEEYTKEEIDWSYIEFVDNKDVLDLIEQKKGGIIALLDEACMFPKSTHETFSTKLYQTFKDNKRFIKPKLTRSDFTIVHYAGEVQYQSDQFLDKNKDYVVPEHRDLLTASKCSFVAGLFPSVSEEAAKSSKFSSISSRFRLQLQQLMETLNSTEPHYIRCIKPNNLRKPAVFENVNVIQQLRSGGVLEAVRIKCAGFPTYRNFSEFLTRFRILAPEVLKMECPEDEACKKILEKMGLEGYQIGKTKVFLRVGQMAVLDARITLMHGNSATVIQTRGRTLVTRKKFVSTQIASICIQSICRGELARKLYKLKIQEVAAVKIQKTSRTRLARNDYLRMIFSSVVLQSHLRAKVASVEYKSKCSAAVTIQSGLRAMAARDDLRSKTESAVVIQTALRAMAARDAFRERVKSNAAVITQTDLEETNELESTKSEPSKVAKTDLEEVNIEEATELESPVKNKNGQEAEGEELTELESSMEVDEKSVLVESRAAELEIDETCITTKKVPGPDQEADEIEILTAEVENLKVMLQAEKKRANEFERKYLEARVSSEQGHKKLEETERIVHQLQDSLNSVFQDDILHVKPSFGAQNNIVYCIKIEFSFWASC; encoded by the exons ATG AGCAAGCCAGTGACCATTGTTGTTGGGTCTCATGTGTGGGTGGAGAACGCGGAATTAATTTGGACTGATGGAGAAGTAGTGAAGATTAATGGAGAGGAAGCTGAGATTCAACTTAGCGATGAGAATAAG GTTACTACTGCAAAGGTGTCAAAATTACAcccaaaagatacagaaactcCTGATGGTGGAGTTGATGACATGACTAAGTTGTCATACTTGCATGAACCTGGCGTGCTCTACAATTTGGCAACCAGATATGAGATTGATGAAATCTAT ACATACAGTGGAAATATTCTCATTGCGGTCAATCCATTCCGAAATCTCTCACATCTATATGATGATTCTATGATGAAACGGTACAATCAAACGCCATTTGGAGAACTCAGCCCTCATGTTTTTGCAATAGCTGATGCTGCATACAG GGAAATGGTTAATGAGGGAAAGAGCAACTCTATTCTGGTTAGCGGAGAAAGTGGAGCTGGTAAGACTGAAACAACTAAAATGCTAATGCGCTACCTTGCCTACTTGGGTGGCAATGCTGCAGCCGAAGGACGGACTGTTGAACAACAAGTTTTAGAA TCAAATCCAGTTCTCGAAGCATTTGGTAATGCCAAGACTGTTAAAAATAACAATTCCAG CCGTTTTGGGAAGTTCGTAGAGATTCAATTTGACAATCGTGGTAGAATATCAGGGGCGGCCATCAGAACTTATCTATTAGAGAGATCTCGTGTTTGCCAAATATCTGACTTTGAGCGTAACTATCATTGTTTTTATCTCTTGTGTGCCGCTCCAGAGAAG GATCGGGAAAAATATAAGTTGGTGGATCCTCAATCATATCACTATCTCAATCAATCAAATTGCTATGAATTGGCTGATATTGATGATGCTCAGTTTTATCTCTCCACTAGGAGAGCCATGGATGTCATTGGAATAAGCAAAGAAGAACAG GAAGCTATTTTCAGAGTTGTGGCAGCAATTCTTCATCTTGGAAATATTGATTTTGCCAATGGAGAAGACAATGATTCATCTGTCATAAAAGATGACCAATCCCTTTTTCATCTTCAAATGGCAGCAGAGCTTCTCAT GTGTGATTCTCGTGCACTGGAAGATGCATTCTGTAAGCGTGTAATGATTACTCCAGAAGAAATTATCAAAAGAAGTCTTGATCCACTTGGTGCAGCAGTTAGCAGGGATGGCTTGGCTAAGACAATATATTCTCTATTGTTTAGCTG GTTGGTGGATAAAATCAATGTCTCAATTGGACAAGACCCTAGCTCAAAATGTTTGATTGGGGTTCttgatatatatggttttgaaAGCTTCAAAACAAACAG TTTTGAGCAGTTTTGTATTAATTATACTAATGAGAAGCTGCAACAACATTTCAACAAG CATGTCTTCATGTCGGAACAAGAGGAATATACCAAAGAGGAAATTGACTGGAGCTACATAGAATTTGTTGATAACAAAGATGTCCTAGATCTCATTGAACAG AAAAAAGGTGGGATAATTGCTCTGCTCGATGAAGCCTG TATGTTTCCAAAATCGACTCATGAAACATTTTCAACAAAGCTTTATCAGACGTTTAAAGATAACAAACGCTTCATCAAGCCAAAGCTGACCCGGTCCGATTTCACCATTGTTCATTACGCAGGAGAA GTACAATATCAATCTGATCAATTTTTAGACAAAAATAAAGATTATGTTGTTCCTGAACATCGAGATTTGTTGACTGCTTCAAAATGCTCCTTTGTAGCGGGTCTTTTCCCTTCGGTTTCTGAGGAGGCAGCCAAATCTTCCAAGTTCTCTTCTATCAGTTCTCGTTTTAGG CTACAACTGCAACAGTTGATGGAAACTCTAAATTCTACAGAGCCCCACTACATAAGATGTATAAAGCCAAATAATCTCCGAAAACCTGCAGTATTTGAGAATGTCAATGTCATCCAGCAACTGCGTTCTGGT GGTGTTTTAGAGGCAGTCAGAATAAAATGTGCTGGATTCCCTACTTACAGGAATTTTTCGGAATTCTTAACACGCTTTCGTATCCTGGCACCAGAGGTCTTGAAAATGGA GTGTCCTGAGGATGAAGCCTGTAAAAAGATTTTGGAGAAGATGGGGCTAGAAGGCTATCAG ATAGGAAAAACAAAGGTTTTTTTGAGAGTTGGTCAGATGGCTGTGCTTGACGCACGGATAACACTCATGCATGGAAACTCAGCGACAGTGATTCAAACACGAGGCAGAACTCTTGTTACTCGTAAAAAGTTTGTTAGTACACAGATAGCTTCTATTTGCATACAATCAATTTGTAGAG GTGAATTGGCTCGCAAGTTATATAAGCTGAAGATACAGGAGGTTGCTGCAGTTAAAATTCAGAAGACCTCACGAACACGCCTGGCAAGAAATGATTATCTTAGAATGATCTTCTCTTCAGTCGTATTGCAATCACATCTACGGGCAAAAGTTGCTTCTGTTGAGTATAAATCAAAATGTTCAGCGGCAGTCACTATTCAG TCAGGTTTACGTGCCATGGCTGCTCGTGATGATTTAAGATCTAAAACTGAGTCAGCAGTTGTCATTCAG ACAGCTTTAAGGGCAATGGCTGCTCGTGATGCCTTTAGAGAAAGAGTTAAATCCAATGCAGCAGTTATTACTCAG ACTGACTTGGAAGAAACAAATGAATTAGAATCAACAAAGTCAGAGCCCTCTAAGGTAGCCAAA ACTGACTTGGAAGAAGTGAATATAGAAGAGGCAACAGAGTTGGAGTCCCCTGTGAAAAATAAG AATGGCCAAGAAGCAGAAGGAGAAGAGTTAACAGAGTTGGAGTCCTCCATGGAAGTTGATGAAAAAAGTGTATTGGTTGAGAGTCGGGCTGCAGAATTAGAAATTGATGAAACATGCATTACGACCAAAAAAGTACCAGGTCCAGATCAAGAAGCTGATGAAATTGAGATTCTTACTGCAGAAGTTGAAAATTTAAAG GTCATGTTGCAAgcagaaaaaaagagagccaATGAGTTTGAAAGGAAATACCTAGAAGCTCGGGTATCAAGCGAGCAAGGACATAAAAAATTAGAGGAAACTGAGAGAATAGTACATCAACTTCAGGACTCTTTGAACAG TGTGTTTCAGGATGATATTTTGCATGTCAAACCAAGTTTCGGAGCTCAAAACAATATTGTGTACTGCATCAAAATCGAGTTCAGCTTTTGGGCCTCTTGTTAG